A window of the Deltaproteobacteria bacterium genome harbors these coding sequences:
- a CDS encoding ABC transporter permease has product MLAVRQALRELRRRRVRSALTTGGIAIGVAALVLLGALSEKMSRLVEGGRDFATGQVTVSGAGTGALSGMTRGGLLTAEQLRALETIDGVAAVAPIVMFPAADAPAALPLTLAPLVFGVDMEALALNRRSPRPRVSAGRLVPAPASDEAVLGNQVARLYHVGPGDPITVRGKRFRVVGVLEPTLTGPDSFVFMSFPTAQRLLIDSEPLLRRLLLVPGSNLLPIATAAAVFWASGQDPEALAARIRERLPGLSVVSPRDASIQLDRALAFLNAVIVGSGLVALLVASLAVTNTMFMAVVERRREIGLRRVVGATRRQVIAQLLVEAATLGILGSTLGLGAGALGVSGLNTLTERLGAATFLLTPRLAAAAALLPAGLAAIAGLWPAWRAARLPPTEAIRYA; this is encoded by the coding sequence ATGCTCGCCGTCCGCCAGGCGCTCCGCGAGCTCAGGCGCCGTCGGGTGCGGAGCGCGCTCACGACGGGGGGCATCGCCATCGGCGTCGCCGCCCTCGTCCTGCTGGGCGCGCTCTCGGAGAAGATGAGCCGGCTCGTCGAGGGGGGACGGGACTTCGCGACGGGCCAGGTCACGGTGAGCGGTGCGGGGACCGGCGCGCTCAGCGGGATGACACGCGGCGGGTTGCTCACGGCCGAGCAGCTGCGCGCGCTCGAAACGATCGACGGGGTGGCGGCAGTGGCGCCGATCGTCATGTTCCCCGCGGCGGACGCGCCGGCGGCCCTGCCGCTCACGCTGGCGCCCCTCGTGTTCGGCGTCGACATGGAAGCGCTCGCGCTCAACCGGCGCTCGCCGCGGCCGCGCGTCAGCGCCGGCCGCCTGGTCCCGGCGCCCGCCTCCGACGAGGCCGTCCTCGGCAACCAGGTGGCACGCCTCTATCACGTGGGCCCGGGCGACCCGATCACCGTCCGCGGCAAGCGTTTCCGGGTCGTCGGCGTCCTCGAGCCGACGCTGACCGGCCCCGACAGCTTCGTGTTCATGTCGTTCCCGACCGCCCAGCGGCTCTTGATCGACAGCGAGCCGCTTCTCCGCCGCCTGCTGCTCGTCCCAGGCTCGAACCTGCTGCCGATCGCCACCGCCGCGGCGGTGTTCTGGGCGAGCGGCCAGGATCCCGAGGCCCTCGCCGCGCGCATTCGCGAGCGGCTCCCGGGCCTCTCGGTGGTGTCGCCCCGCGACGCGTCGATCCAGCTCGACCGCGCCCTCGCCTTCCTGAACGCCGTCATCGTGGGCAGCGGGCTGGTCGCGCTCCTCGTCGCCTCGCTCGCCGTGACCAACACCATGTTCATGGCCGTCGTCGAGCGGCGCCGGGAGATCGGCCTCCGCCGCGTGGTCGGCGCGACACGGCGGCAGGTGATCGCTCAGCTGCTGGTCGAGGCGGCGACGCTCGGCATCCTCGGGAGCACGCTCGGACTCGGTGCGGGCGCGCTCGGCGTCAGCGGCCTCAACACGCTGACGGAGCGGCTCGGCGCGGCGACCTTCCTCCTCACGCCGCGTCTGGCGGCCGCGGCCGCGCTGCTGCCGGCGGGCCTGGCGGCGATCGCCGGCCTGTGGCCGGCCTGGCGAGCCGCGCGGCTGCCGCCGACCGAGGCGATCCGCTACGCCTAG